Proteins from one Gorilla gorilla gorilla isolate KB3781 chromosome 11, NHGRI_mGorGor1-v2.1_pri, whole genome shotgun sequence genomic window:
- the MTERF4 gene encoding LOW QUALITY PROTEIN: transcription termination factor 4, mitochondrial (The sequence of the model RefSeq protein was modified relative to this genomic sequence to represent the inferred CDS: inserted 2 bases in 1 codon): MAAFSRQVLDWHRLIPLTWACMARQTPHLGEQRRTTASLLRKLTTASNGGVIEELSCVRSNNYVQEPECRRNLVQCLLEKQGTPVEQESLELERVMSSLLDMGFSNTHINELLSVRRGASLQQLLDIISEFILLGLNPEPVCVVLKKSPQLLKLPITQMRKRSSYLRKLGLGEAASSYSVTAKKKTXVLQKKSSSVTPSTSPQLSQMAVAVLCQWKEFLLRGGAGELIYYCATASPVHSSYAKCPAQACNKT, translated from the exons ATGGCTGCGTTCAGCCGTCAG GTCCTTGATTGGCACCGCCTGATCCCCCTCACCTGGGCCTGTATGGCTAGGCAGACTCCTCATCTTGGAGAACAGAGAAGGACGACAGCTTCTTTGTTGCGCAAACTGACTACAGCCTCCAATGGAGGGGTCATTGAGGAGTTATCTTGTGTTAGATCCAATAACTATGTGCAGGAACCAGAGTGCAGGAGGAATCTTGTTCAGTGCCTCCTTGAGAAGCAGGGGACTCCTGTGGAACAAGAGTCCTTGGAGCTAGAGAGGGTCATGAGTTCCCTCCTGGACATGGGTTTCAGCAATACCCATATTAATGAATTGCTCAGTGTACGGCGAGGTGCCAGTCTTCAACAGTTGCTGGACATCATTTCAGAATTTATTCTCTTGGGTCTGAATCCAGAGCCTGTGTGTGTGGTCTTGAAGAAAAGTCCCCAGTTATTGAAACTGCCTATTACGCAGATGAGGAAGCGCTCCAGTTACCTGCGAAAGCTTGGGCTTGGAGAAG CAGCCTCGTCTTACAGCGTGACTGCAAAGAAAAAGAC TGTCTTGCAAAAGAAAAGCAGCTCGGTGACTCCATCCACATCGCCACAGTTGAGTCAGATGGCAGTGGCAGTCCTTTGCCAGTGGAAGGAGTTCCTGCTAAGGGGAGGTGCAGGAG AACTAATTTATTATTGTGCGACTGCCAGTCCTGTGCATTCCAGCTATGCTAAGTGCCCTGCCCAg gCATGTAACAAAACATAG
- the LOC101137310 gene encoding transcription termination factor 4, mitochondrial produces MRQQDINDTVRLLKEKCLFTVQQVTKILHSCPSVLREDLGQLEYKFQYAYFRMGIKHPDIVKSEYLQYSLTKIKQRHIYLERLGRYQTPDKKGQTQIPNPLLKDILRVSEAEFLARTACTSVEEFEVFKKLLAREEEESESSTSDDKRASLDEDEDDNDDEDDDEEEQL; encoded by the exons ATGCGCCAGCAGGACATAAACGACACTGTCAGGCTTCTCAAGGAGAAGTGCCTTTTCACGGTACAGCAAGTCACCAAGATTTTGCACAGTTGCCCCTCTGTTCTTCGAGAGGACCTGGGTCAACTGGAATACAAGTTTCAG TATGCATACTTCAGGATGGGAATTAAGCATCCAGACATTGTAAAGAGTGAGTACTTGCAGTATTCACTAACCAAGATTAAGCAGAGACACATTTACCTGGAGCGCCTGGGACGGTACCAAACCCCTGATAAGAAGGGGCAGACACAGATCCCTAACCCATTGCTCAAGGACATTCTCAGAGTTTCAGAAGCTGAGTTTTTGGCCAGGACAGCCTGTACTTCTGTTGAGGAGTTTGAAGTTTTTAAGAAGCTCCTGGCTCGGGAGGAGGAGGAGTCTGAGAGCAGCACATCTGATGACAAAAGAGCAAGTctggatgaggatgaggatgacaatgatgatgaggACGACGACGAGGAGGAACAGCTGTGA